Below is a window of Shewanella khirikhana DNA.
GGCGATGAGTCTGTGGTGACTCTGGTTGCCCTCGGGGAATTTGGCGGCAGTGCCAAGGGCGTTGCCGTTGGCGCCACTGAGGTCACGGCAAGCTTTGCCGGTTTGACCGCCAGCAGCGATGTTACTGTTACCAATGCCGAGCTTAAGCAGTACAGCATTAGCCCGGCCACCGCGACTGTTGCGGCAGGTTTGAGCCAGTCCTTTCAGGCGACCGGTGTCTTCACCGATGGCTCTGTGGTGGATTTGACCCAGGGCTCCAGTTGGCTCAGCAGCGATACAGGCATAGCGTCCATCAACAGCAAAGGCGCGGCAACTGGCTATGTGGCAGGCGAGGTGAGCATCCACGGCAGCTATCGAGGTTATGCCGATGATGCTTCTCTCACAGTCACAGCCGCCGAGGTGAGCCAACTGCTGCTCACCCCGCAAAGCGTGAAGGTGCCGGTTGGCACCCTAGGGCAATTCGAGGCTACCGCCATCTATACCGATGGCCATCAGGAGGTGGTGAACGATGTTGCCGCCTGGACAGTGGCTAACCCTGTGCTGGTCAGTGTGGTCAACGGCGTTGGCGGCGGCAGTGCCCAGGCGCTGGCGGTCGGCACGACCGAAGTGACAGTGAGCTTTGCCGGATTGAGCGCCAGTGCCTCGGTGGAAGTGACCCCGGCCACGCTGGTGGAGCTGACACTGAACCCGGCGCTGGCACAGGTGCCAACTGGCCTGACGCTTCAATATCAGGCCTTTGCCCGCTTCTCCGATGGCAGCAGTAAAGATGTCACCCGGGAAGCCGCCTGGATCACGGCAGACAGCAATATCGCCCGTATCGATAAGTTCGGTCTGGCGGAGGGCCTGTATGCCGATAAAACCCAGGTGCAGGCACGTTACCTTGGCTACACGGCCCTTGGCGAGCTCACGGTAACCGAGCCGGTCTTGGTTCAGCTGCAGGTGACACCTGCACAGGCTTCGGTACCGGTAAATGGTATGCAGGCGTATAAGGCCAGTGCCATTTTCAGTGACGGTTATATTCAGGATGCAACCGGCGTGGTGGGTTGGCGCGTGGATGACAGCGCCATAGCTTCAATCGCTGCCAGTGGCACCGATGCCGGTAAGGCGACCGGGCTTGCTGCGGGCAGCACCGCCATTTGGGCAGACTACCTTGGCATGAGCGCAAGCGCCCAGCTGACGGTTACCGACAAGGTGTTCAATGGTCTGTTGATTGAGCCTGCCAACTCGTCGGTATTTATCGGCTCCAGCCGACAATTTCACGCCTACGCCGTCTACGGTGATGGCAGTCAGGAAGAAGTGTTCAATGTCCTGTGGGAATCGCGCAGCCCCGCTGTGGCCAGCATCGACAAGGTGGGACGTGCCACCGGGCTGAGTGAAGGGATAAGCCAGATTTGGGCGACCTATTTTGGCAAGCAGGCGACTGCCGAGCTGGTGGTTCGCCCGGGCGTGCTGACCGCGCTGAAGGTCACCCCGGATTCGGCACAGGTACCACTGGGCACCCAGGGGCATTTTACCGCGACGGCAACCTTCGATGGTTATTATCATTTCGATGTGAGCCAATACGCCACCTGGTCATCCAGTGCGGCGGACGTGGTGCATGTGGTGACCTCTGGCGTGAGCGGCGGTGACGCCACTGCGCTGAAACAAGGTTCGGCCACCATCACTGCCCAGTATGGCGGCATGAGTGCCTCGGCCGATGTTGGCGTATACGAGCCAGTGGCCGAGCGTTTTGAAGTGACTCCAGATTACCTGGGGGTTGAGCCTGGAATGCAGGCCCAGCTTACGGCGACCGTGTTTTATGTCGATGG
It encodes the following:
- a CDS encoding Ig-like domain-containing protein — protein: MTLFNRLKKHLLLPLVMLLGACGGDNDGFPTAECGGPDNPCPPYAVSLSVSPKESRLAVNTSLQYQALATYSDGSEKDVTTSVSWQAADTNVASIAAGGKALALAAGSTRISATLTSTTPGASDLTDDANLSVTDAALDALVVTPAEALTLVGLDKAFMAEALFSDGHRQDVTQDASWSSLNSAVATVTNSENSKGVARGISVGDALIQASFGAKAASGELIVLASQPKALVVSPKNHTLPKGTGVALQADLLLEDGLSLNVTAQSQWQAAAPSVATVDNAGFVSAQQPGQTAVTATLSFAGSSLTDSASITVTDAVLESLSLTPAQASIPVGRTQSYQLMGLYSDGSIHPLGQVASWQSSDPVIATVKGAGIAVGLQTGSVQIQASVQGLSAQAQLTVTDAVATSLVVTPGEARVPLGYEGRFSANAHFSDGTSQDVTQDALWQSGDESVVTLVALGEFGGSAKGVAVGATEVTASFAGLTASSDVTVTNAELKQYSISPATATVAAGLSQSFQATGVFTDGSVVDLTQGSSWLSSDTGIASINSKGAATGYVAGEVSIHGSYRGYADDASLTVTAAEVSQLLLTPQSVKVPVGTLGQFEATAIYTDGHQEVVNDVAAWTVANPVLVSVVNGVGGGSAQALAVGTTEVTVSFAGLSASASVEVTPATLVELTLNPALAQVPTGLTLQYQAFARFSDGSSKDVTREAAWITADSNIARIDKFGLAEGLYADKTQVQARYLGYTALGELTVTEPVLVQLQVTPAQASVPVNGMQAYKASAIFSDGYIQDATGVVGWRVDDSAIASIAASGTDAGKATGLAAGSTAIWADYLGMSASAQLTVTDKVFNGLLIEPANSSVFIGSSRQFHAYAVYGDGSQEEVFNVLWESRSPAVASIDKVGRATGLSEGISQIWATYFGKQATAELVVRPGVLTALKVTPDSAQVPLGTQGHFTATATFDGYYHFDVSQYATWSSSAADVVHVVTSGVSGGDATALKQGSATITAQYGGMSASADVGVYEPVAERFEVTPDYLGVEPGMQAQLTATVFYVDGSSRDVTLESSWQSDDPQEATVETGTDQAGLVTGIKDNGYAIITATYKGMTDTAEVSVYVQPIDYFRFEPSTLEVQVGKVGSYILWAVFDDGHEEDYTRFIEVTADDDTLVNVYGNGTFEGLAPGETLLRARLDMVTGEAKLTVLP